A DNA window from Polyangium spumosum contains the following coding sequences:
- a CDS encoding HRDC domain-containing protein, with protein MTSHEAPPYEVLWVEEARALGGALERAMKAPAIAVDVEANGLFVYRPRLCATQVAWEEGEKTVVLLVDTLATSAAALDRLLGPDGPTKVLHDLTFDARMLAEAGAPLARVRDTSVTARLLGQKATGLASLLAAELGIVLDKRFQQHDWSRRPISPAERRYLGDDVAYLLRLDRALAAKAAAVDIEEEIEEECAYKLRAALAPPRETRPAYVRIKGAQKLDRPGRAALRSLVAAREAIAEAADVPPFKIVTNEILLELAARRPTSIRELGRVPGALSGRAGRHAARWLEAVTRGAAEGDVPPDERAHFEVAPIDRKEIARRRELESKISTFRRAEAKRRGVDEQAVLPGHCAQDVASILLTAAGEEPTETLARIAAIPGLGAKRFERYGKRLASLLSAPGEAAAQAQGSGPREAS; from the coding sequence ATGACGAGCCACGAAGCGCCGCCCTACGAGGTCCTGTGGGTCGAGGAGGCGCGCGCGCTCGGCGGCGCGCTCGAGCGCGCCATGAAGGCCCCGGCGATCGCGGTGGACGTGGAGGCGAACGGCCTGTTCGTCTACCGCCCTCGCCTCTGCGCCACGCAGGTCGCCTGGGAAGAAGGCGAGAAGACGGTCGTCCTGCTCGTCGACACCCTCGCCACGAGCGCGGCCGCGCTCGACAGGCTCCTCGGCCCCGACGGCCCCACGAAGGTGCTGCACGATCTCACGTTCGACGCGCGCATGCTCGCCGAGGCGGGCGCGCCGCTCGCGCGCGTGCGGGACACGTCGGTCACGGCGCGGCTGCTCGGTCAGAAGGCGACCGGGCTCGCGTCGCTCCTGGCGGCGGAGCTCGGCATCGTCCTCGACAAACGCTTCCAGCAACACGACTGGTCCCGGAGGCCGATCTCGCCGGCGGAGCGGCGGTACCTCGGCGACGACGTCGCTTACCTCCTGCGGCTCGATCGCGCGCTCGCGGCGAAGGCCGCGGCGGTGGACATCGAGGAGGAGATCGAGGAGGAGTGCGCGTACAAGCTGCGCGCGGCGCTCGCGCCGCCCCGGGAGACGCGCCCCGCCTACGTGCGGATCAAGGGCGCGCAGAAGCTCGATCGGCCGGGCCGCGCCGCGCTGCGGAGCCTCGTGGCGGCGCGCGAGGCGATCGCCGAGGCCGCCGACGTGCCGCCGTTCAAGATCGTCACGAACGAGATCCTGCTCGAGCTCGCGGCGAGGCGCCCGACGTCGATCCGGGAGCTCGGCCGCGTGCCGGGCGCGCTCTCGGGCCGCGCAGGCAGGCACGCGGCGCGGTGGCTCGAGGCGGTCACGCGCGGCGCCGCCGAAGGGGACGTGCCTCCGGACGAACGAGCGCACTTCGAGGTCGCGCCAATCGATCGGAAGGAGATCGCGCGGCGGCGGGAGCTCGAGTCGAAGATCAGCACGTTCCGGCGCGCCGAGGCCAAGCGCCGCGGCGTCGACGAGCAGGCCGTGCTGCCAGGACACTGCGCGCAGGACGTCGCGAGCATCCTGCTCACGGCGGCGGGAGAAGAACCCACGGAGACGCTCGCGCGGATCGCCGCGATCCCGGGCCTCGGCGCGAAGCGGTTCGAGCGGTACGGCAAGCGCCTCGCTTCGCTGCTCTCGGCGCCGGGCGAGGCCGCCGCGCAGGCGCAAGGGAGCGGGCCACGCGAGGCATCGTGA
- a CDS encoding tetratricopeptide repeat protein has protein sequence MHSVLLPLLRAPAAAVLLGALATAPFQCARDPDPEKAMEEPAEDALYELAEQFREKGDKEARITTLRFLVTRYPSSRFAERARRELAELGIASP, from the coding sequence ATGCACTCCGTGCTCCTCCCGCTCCTCCGCGCGCCTGCTGCGGCCGTTCTCCTCGGCGCCCTCGCCACCGCCCCCTTTCAATGCGCGCGGGATCCCGACCCCGAGAAGGCCATGGAGGAGCCGGCCGAGGACGCGCTCTACGAGCTCGCCGAGCAGTTCCGGGAGAAGGGCGACAAGGAAGCCCGCATCACCACGCTGCGATTCCTCGTGACCCGCTACCCCTCGAGCCGCTTCGCGGAGCGGGCCCGGCGGGAGCTCGCGGAGCTGGGCATCGCCTCGCCCTGA
- a CDS encoding OmpA family protein, with translation MRTSKGYRWLLCAAALGSIAGIAAPASADDLAINRFYPSAAGDRLFGVQSPFVNGELTPHAALIVDYAHNPLVIRRRSDDESLGSVVSNQLFLHLNGSFALFERLLVNVDVPVALFQSGENPANTLGISSPSGADFGDLRLGLRLKVLGDYDDLFQLAIGGYLWVPTGTGTFVTDGAVRGLPQVIVGGKHDRFVYSAAIGPEIRPDQNYYDNTLLGTTFVAGGGIGFLLGEERNFQIGPEFNVVASMRETTRQSLNAEALVGAKYRFAENFEAGIAAGPGLSSGIGTPDVRVVGSLAYTPKWKSKDTDQDGIPDKADACVDVKGVKHSDPKKNGCPSDRDDDTIIDVQDACPDLKGVANDDPKKNGCPPDSDNDGIYDDKDACVDVPGVADADPAKNGCPPDKDKDGIIDAQDACVDVPGVADPDPKKNGCPPDKDNDGVYDAQDACPDIPGLKTSDPATNGCPGDTDGDKIRDDKDACPNEKGAADPDPKQNGCPKAVRVTETEVIILQQVQFDTARATIRKVSDQLLDEVAGVLNEHPELLKVEVQGHTDSRGSKLLNTKLSKARADAVKAALAKRGVSADRLSTQGYGPDRPAADNATEEGRQANRRVQFVILEKKMKDGSIKKFENAAPPPPPPAAPKGAAPKAPAPKAPAPKAPAPKAPAPTKAPAPTKK, from the coding sequence ATGCGAACTTCCAAGGGATATAGGTGGCTGCTCTGCGCGGCGGCGCTGGGGTCGATCGCGGGCATCGCCGCGCCGGCAAGCGCGGACGATCTCGCCATCAACCGGTTCTACCCCTCCGCGGCCGGCGATCGGCTCTTCGGCGTCCAGTCACCCTTCGTGAACGGCGAGCTCACGCCGCACGCGGCGCTCATCGTCGACTACGCGCACAACCCCCTCGTGATCCGCCGCCGGAGCGACGACGAGTCGCTCGGCTCGGTCGTGAGCAACCAGCTCTTCTTGCACCTCAACGGCTCGTTCGCGCTCTTCGAGCGGCTGCTCGTCAACGTCGACGTCCCCGTGGCGCTGTTCCAGAGCGGCGAGAACCCGGCGAACACCCTCGGCATCAGCTCGCCGAGCGGCGCGGATTTCGGCGACCTGCGCCTCGGCCTGCGCCTGAAGGTGCTCGGCGACTACGACGATCTGTTCCAGCTCGCGATCGGCGGCTACCTGTGGGTGCCGACGGGCACGGGAACGTTCGTCACGGACGGCGCCGTGCGCGGCCTGCCGCAGGTGATCGTCGGCGGCAAGCACGACCGGTTCGTGTACTCGGCCGCGATCGGCCCGGAGATCCGGCCGGATCAGAACTACTACGACAACACGCTGCTCGGCACGACGTTCGTCGCGGGCGGCGGTATCGGCTTCCTGCTCGGCGAGGAGCGCAACTTCCAGATCGGCCCCGAGTTCAACGTCGTCGCCTCGATGCGCGAGACGACGCGGCAGAGCCTCAATGCCGAGGCGCTCGTCGGCGCGAAGTATCGCTTCGCGGAGAACTTCGAGGCGGGCATCGCCGCCGGCCCCGGCCTCTCCTCGGGCATCGGTACGCCGGACGTGCGCGTCGTCGGCTCCCTCGCGTACACGCCGAAGTGGAAGTCGAAGGACACCGATCAGGACGGCATCCCGGACAAGGCGGACGCCTGCGTCGACGTGAAGGGCGTCAAGCACTCCGACCCGAAGAAGAACGGCTGTCCGTCGGATCGTGACGACGACACCATCATCGACGTGCAGGACGCCTGCCCGGATCTCAAGGGCGTGGCGAACGACGATCCGAAGAAGAACGGCTGCCCGCCCGACAGCGACAACGACGGGATCTACGACGACAAGGACGCCTGCGTCGACGTGCCCGGCGTGGCCGACGCGGATCCCGCGAAGAACGGCTGCCCGCCCGACAAGGACAAGGACGGCATCATCGACGCGCAGGACGCCTGCGTCGACGTGCCCGGCGTGGCCGATCCGGATCCGAAGAAGAACGGCTGCCCGCCCGACAAGGACAACGACGGCGTCTACGACGCGCAGGACGCGTGCCCGGACATCCCCGGCCTCAAGACGAGCGACCCGGCGACGAACGGCTGCCCCGGCGACACCGACGGCGACAAGATCCGCGACGACAAGGACGCCTGCCCGAACGAGAAGGGCGCGGCGGATCCGGATCCGAAGCAGAACGGCTGCCCGAAGGCCGTCCGCGTCACGGAGACCGAGGTCATCATCCTGCAGCAGGTGCAGTTCGACACGGCCCGCGCGACGATCCGCAAGGTCAGCGATCAGCTTCTCGACGAGGTCGCGGGCGTGCTCAACGAGCACCCGGAGCTCCTCAAGGTCGAGGTCCAGGGCCACACCGACAGCCGCGGCTCGAAGCTGCTCAACACGAAGCTGTCGAAGGCGCGCGCCGACGCGGTGAAGGCCGCGCTCGCCAAGCGTGGCGTGAGCGCGGATCGCCTGTCGACGCAGGGCTACGGCCCGGATCGACCCGCCGCCGACAACGCGACGGAGGAGGGCCGCCAGGCGAACCGCCGCGTCCAGTTCGTCATCCTCGAGAAGAAGATGAAGGACGGCTCGATCAAGAAGTTCGAGAACGCCGCGCCGCCGCCGCCGCCGCCCGCCGCGCCGAAGGGCGCTGCGCCGAAGGCTCCCGCGCCGAAGGCCCCCGCGCCGAAGGCTCCCGCGCCGAAGGCTCCCGCGCCCACCAAGGCGCCGGCTCCCACCAAGAAGTGA
- a CDS encoding matrixin family metalloprotease: MRRVNASNRARLAPIALGLSLFAAAALLAPSASAYCRTTSCKGVGTGARCVPVRPTDCGVELFWSKPCVGFSMQKDASAQIDLEDATQIFLEAFQKWTDADCGDGKHPRIKVVNLGPVACNVHEYNKKAGNANVILFHDKVWPHAGAGSTLALTTVTYNVETGEIYDADMELNGANVEFTTGIDNVLYDLPSIAAHETGHFLGMSHSADGTATMFADYMPGSMELRSLENDDIDGICAAYPPGDPIPAECDPTPRRGFETECSPPPIVAEDGSCCATAPGSPRSAGTSALAALALALGLAAKRRAVRARP, encoded by the coding sequence GTGCGCCGCGTGAACGCAAGTAATCGAGCGCGGCTCGCGCCGATCGCCCTGGGGCTCTCGCTCTTCGCAGCGGCGGCGTTGCTCGCGCCGTCGGCCTCGGCCTACTGCCGCACGACGAGCTGCAAGGGCGTCGGGACCGGCGCTCGTTGCGTGCCCGTGCGTCCCACCGACTGCGGCGTCGAGCTCTTCTGGAGCAAGCCCTGCGTCGGCTTCTCCATGCAGAAGGACGCGTCGGCGCAGATCGACCTCGAGGACGCGACGCAGATCTTCCTGGAGGCCTTCCAGAAGTGGACCGACGCCGACTGCGGCGACGGCAAGCACCCGCGCATCAAGGTCGTGAACCTCGGTCCCGTGGCGTGCAACGTGCACGAGTACAACAAGAAGGCCGGCAACGCGAACGTGATCCTCTTCCACGACAAGGTGTGGCCCCACGCCGGCGCAGGGAGCACGCTCGCGCTGACCACGGTCACGTACAACGTCGAGACGGGCGAGATCTACGACGCGGACATGGAGCTGAACGGCGCGAACGTCGAGTTCACGACCGGCATCGACAACGTCCTCTACGACCTGCCCTCGATCGCGGCGCACGAGACGGGGCATTTCCTCGGCATGTCGCACTCCGCGGACGGGACGGCGACGATGTTCGCGGACTACATGCCCGGCTCGATGGAGCTGCGATCGCTGGAGAACGACGACATCGACGGCATCTGCGCGGCCTATCCGCCCGGCGATCCGATCCCCGCGGAGTGTGATCCCACGCCGCGCCGTGGCTTCGAAACGGAGTGCTCTCCGCCCCCGATCGTGGCCGAAGACGGGAGCTGCTGCGCGACGGCCCCCGGCTCGCCTCGCTCGGCGGGCACGAGCGCGCTCGCGGCCCTCGCCCTCGCCCTCGGCCTCGCGGCGAAGCGGCGAGCCGTGCGCGCGCGTCCATGA
- the lpxB gene encoding lipid-A-disaccharide synthase: MSGAGAPLLVVAGEASGDRIAAEVLRALRPGAARAFGIGGRGCRAQGMETLADTSDVAAMGTLDVLRKASALGRSLGALIGQIRKDPPRAALLVNFTELNARLGRALRRRGTRVLWAVAPQVWAWREGRIRALHDAVDTLAVVLPFEEPLWRNAGYDARFVGHPSAEAPRLPREVARGRLGLGGGRAACVMPGSRAGEITRLAPHFCEAAAMLVARGDVMEARVLVAPWLDARARAELERAACRAGVGITEADAEHGASPLLGAFDLALCASGTACLEAALAGLPTVIAYRVDPLTYALARRLVRTPHIGLPNVLLGRRAHPELLQDEARGRSLAAAAASLLDDERRERARSDARELHVILTPPGPSTFGGRVAALLARWL, from the coding sequence GTGAGCGGCGCGGGCGCGCCGCTGCTCGTCGTGGCCGGCGAAGCCTCGGGGGATCGCATCGCGGCCGAGGTGCTGCGCGCGCTCAGGCCAGGAGCGGCGCGCGCCTTCGGCATCGGCGGGCGCGGGTGCCGAGCGCAGGGGATGGAGACGCTCGCGGATACGTCGGACGTGGCGGCGATGGGCACGCTCGACGTGCTGCGGAAGGCGTCGGCGCTGGGACGATCGCTCGGCGCGCTGATCGGCCAGATCCGCAAGGACCCGCCGCGCGCCGCGTTGCTCGTGAACTTCACGGAGCTCAACGCGCGGCTCGGGCGCGCGCTCCGGCGCCGGGGGACACGCGTGCTCTGGGCCGTCGCGCCGCAGGTCTGGGCCTGGCGTGAAGGGCGCATCCGGGCGCTCCACGACGCCGTCGACACGCTCGCCGTCGTCCTGCCCTTCGAGGAGCCGCTCTGGCGAAACGCGGGCTACGACGCGCGCTTCGTGGGGCATCCGTCTGCCGAGGCGCCGCGCCTCCCCCGCGAGGTCGCGCGTGGCCGTCTCGGGCTCGGCGGCGGTCGCGCCGCCTGCGTCATGCCGGGCAGCCGCGCCGGCGAGATCACGCGCCTCGCGCCGCACTTCTGCGAAGCCGCCGCGATGCTCGTCGCGCGCGGCGACGTGATGGAGGCGCGTGTCCTCGTGGCGCCGTGGCTCGACGCGCGCGCTCGCGCCGAGCTCGAACGGGCGGCCTGCCGCGCCGGCGTGGGGATCACCGAAGCCGACGCGGAGCACGGCGCTTCCCCGCTGCTCGGGGCCTTCGATCTCGCGCTCTGCGCCTCGGGCACGGCCTGCCTCGAGGCGGCGCTCGCCGGGCTGCCCACGGTCATCGCCTACCGCGTCGATCCCCTCACCTACGCCCTCGCCCGTCGCCTCGTACGGACGCCGCACATCGGCCTGCCGAACGTCTTGCTCGGTCGCCGTGCCCACCCCGAGCTGCTCCAGGACGAGGCGCGGGGCCGCTCGCTCGCCGCGGCTGCCGCTTCGCTGCTCGACGACGAGCGCCGTGAGCGCGCCCGATCCGACGCCCGCGAGCTCCACGTGATCCTCACGCCCCCGGGCCCAAGCACGTTCGGCGGGCGTGTCGCGGCGCTGCTCGCTCGGTGGCTTTGA
- a CDS encoding DUF3344 domain-containing protein, which produces MRRHLLLAGLASVTALGICARDASAAQNVRVQVDQKGDFLLIGNTLGYDCQLIGGNPPPAPVVGTVGACGNNATDSGIDILWRSDSPMAGQAEASTGITVANARSTAILNIPAGATVTHAYLYWGATRSSAGADTTATLDRPGGFTQDLTATQSYTTTQNNAYQSVADITAIVQAQGSGAYRVSGVDVENPVGQGVNDETTFAGWWMVVLYERASDPPRNLTVFDGFDLVASANPQNVTLSGFLVPPAFADARLGVVAFEGDTTVSGDQFSFGGVQLTNALNPADNFFNRTRTDLGSAVTVVGDLPQLDGTAGSFAGMDMDIVDVTDQLTAGQTSAPISATSTGDQYWLAGFVTSIPTFKPDFSTSEKSAVDVNGGALLPGDEVEYTIVVTNTGNDTAINTVLTDPIPMGVSYVPGSIEVLSGENVGMKTDDLADDQGEFDAGTNAVIIRLGTGATGAVGGTMLEGETTTVRFRVTVNQDASGTINNQATITAAGQQGAPAEDTPTDGNGPTSGEPPTPIVIDQCESDANCMAPTPVCNVAGTPNTCVECVTDATCGGATPTCDVATNTCTCVPSGMDICDGIDNDCNGTIDDGFNVGMACSAGVGACMSVGTFVCVDGSTSACDAFPGEPGTETCNNVDDDCDGETDEGFDVGTACSVGVGACMATGVFACDAMGNTACDATPGTPGVEVCGDGIDNDCDGTTDMGCQDSDGDGIPDDVETQYGTDPNDADSDDDGVPDGEEPSPNVDTDGDGLINALDPDSDDDGLFDGTEMGKDCSSPATDPDAQSCRADADPNTTTDPLDADTDNGGVSDGDEDTNLNGAVDEGERDPNEPSDDATPPTDTDGDGLSDDLEEQIGTDPNDADSDDDGLLDGEEPNPSADTDGDGLINGLDPDSDNDGLFDGTESGKDCSNPATNAMAGNCIADADPSTTTSPLDADTDDGGVIDGSEDENRNGAVDEGELDPNNPADDNTKPDTDGDGLTDDYENTIGTDPNDADSDDDGVIDGEEPNPTDDTDGDGTINALDPDSDGDGLKDGTEMGKDCSNPATSPAANNCVPDGDNGATTTSPVDPDTDDGGVSDGDEDTDKDGVVDPNERDPNDPTDDNVVPPMDSDSDGLTDEEEGELGTDPNDADSDDDGVPDGQEPSPGEDTDGDGIINALDPDSDNDGLFDGTELGLECTNGDTDLTKETCISDADKGATKTDPLNPDTDGGGLKDGEEDKNKNGVVDTGEGDPLDPADDDADGTILSGNGFCAAQPGNDAPPGLPLLVALAAGTALARRRRRS; this is translated from the coding sequence ATGAGAAGACACTTGCTTTTGGCGGGCCTCGCGAGCGTGACAGCGCTCGGGATCTGCGCCCGCGACGCGTCCGCCGCGCAGAACGTGCGCGTGCAGGTCGATCAGAAGGGCGACTTCCTCCTCATCGGGAACACGCTCGGTTACGACTGCCAGCTCATCGGGGGCAACCCGCCGCCCGCGCCCGTGGTGGGCACGGTCGGGGCCTGCGGCAACAACGCGACCGACAGCGGCATCGACATCCTGTGGCGCTCCGATTCGCCGATGGCCGGGCAGGCCGAGGCGAGCACCGGGATCACGGTCGCCAACGCGCGCAGCACGGCGATCCTCAACATCCCCGCGGGCGCGACGGTCACGCACGCCTACCTCTACTGGGGCGCGACGCGCAGCTCCGCGGGCGCCGACACCACGGCCACGCTCGACAGGCCGGGCGGCTTCACCCAGGATCTGACGGCGACCCAGAGCTACACGACGACGCAGAACAACGCCTACCAGAGCGTCGCCGACATCACGGCGATCGTACAGGCGCAAGGGTCCGGCGCGTACCGCGTCTCGGGCGTGGACGTCGAGAACCCGGTCGGCCAGGGGGTGAACGACGAGACGACGTTCGCCGGCTGGTGGATGGTCGTGCTCTACGAGCGCGCCTCCGATCCGCCGCGCAACCTCACCGTCTTCGACGGGTTCGACCTCGTCGCCAGCGCCAACCCGCAGAACGTGACGCTCTCGGGTTTCCTCGTCCCGCCGGCGTTCGCGGACGCGAGGCTCGGCGTCGTCGCGTTCGAGGGCGACACGACGGTCTCGGGAGATCAGTTCTCCTTCGGCGGCGTGCAGCTCACGAACGCGCTGAACCCCGCGGACAACTTCTTCAACCGCACGCGGACGGACCTCGGGAGCGCCGTGACCGTGGTGGGCGACCTGCCCCAGCTCGACGGCACCGCCGGCAGCTTCGCGGGCATGGACATGGACATCGTGGACGTCACGGATCAGCTCACGGCGGGCCAGACGTCCGCGCCGATCTCGGCGACGAGCACGGGCGACCAGTACTGGCTCGCCGGCTTCGTGACCTCGATCCCCACGTTCAAGCCCGACTTCTCCACGTCGGAGAAGTCGGCCGTCGACGTGAACGGCGGCGCGCTCCTGCCGGGTGACGAGGTCGAGTACACGATCGTCGTGACGAACACGGGCAACGACACGGCGATCAACACCGTGCTGACCGACCCGATCCCGATGGGCGTGTCGTACGTGCCGGGCTCGATCGAGGTCCTCTCGGGGGAGAACGTCGGCATGAAGACCGACGACCTCGCCGACGATCAGGGCGAGTTCGACGCGGGCACGAACGCGGTGATCATCCGCCTCGGCACGGGCGCGACCGGCGCGGTCGGCGGCACGATGCTCGAAGGCGAGACGACGACCGTCAGGTTCCGCGTCACCGTGAACCAGGACGCCTCGGGCACGATCAACAACCAGGCGACGATCACGGCCGCGGGCCAGCAAGGCGCGCCCGCCGAGGACACGCCGACCGACGGCAACGGTCCCACGAGCGGCGAGCCGCCCACGCCGATCGTCATCGATCAGTGCGAGTCCGACGCGAACTGCATGGCGCCCACGCCGGTCTGCAACGTGGCCGGGACGCCGAACACCTGCGTCGAGTGCGTGACCGACGCGACCTGCGGCGGCGCCACGCCGACCTGCGACGTCGCGACGAACACGTGCACCTGCGTGCCCTCCGGCATGGATATCTGCGACGGCATCGACAACGACTGCAACGGCACGATCGACGACGGCTTCAACGTCGGCATGGCGTGCTCCGCGGGCGTCGGCGCTTGCATGAGCGTGGGCACGTTCGTCTGCGTCGACGGCAGCACGTCGGCCTGCGACGCGTTCCCCGGCGAGCCGGGCACGGAGACCTGCAACAACGTCGACGACGACTGCGACGGCGAGACCGACGAGGGCTTCGACGTCGGCACGGCCTGCTCCGTGGGCGTCGGCGCCTGCATGGCGACGGGCGTCTTCGCGTGCGACGCGATGGGCAACACCGCGTGCGACGCGACCCCCGGCACGCCCGGCGTCGAAGTCTGCGGCGACGGCATCGACAACGACTGCGATGGCACGACCGACATGGGCTGCCAGGACTCCGACGGCGACGGCATCCCGGACGACGTCGAGACGCAGTACGGCACGGACCCGAACGACGCGGACTCGGACGACGACGGCGTGCCCGACGGCGAGGAGCCCTCGCCGAACGTCGACACGGACGGCGACGGCCTCATCAACGCGCTCGATCCGGACAGCGACGACGACGGCCTCTTCGACGGCACGGAGATGGGCAAGGACTGCTCGAGCCCGGCGACGGATCCGGACGCGCAGAGCTGCCGCGCCGACGCCGATCCGAACACCACGACGGACCCGCTCGACGCCGACACCGACAACGGCGGCGTCTCCGACGGCGACGAGGACACGAACCTCAACGGCGCCGTGGACGAGGGCGAGCGTGATCCGAACGAGCCGAGCGACGACGCGACCCCGCCGACCGACACCGACGGCGACGGGCTGAGCGACGATCTCGAGGAGCAGATCGGCACCGACCCGAACGACGCGGACTCGGACGACGACGGCCTGCTCGACGGCGAGGAGCCGAACCCGAGCGCGGACACCGACGGCGACGGGCTCATCAACGGGCTCGATCCCGACAGCGACAACGACGGCCTGTTCGACGGCACCGAGAGCGGCAAGGACTGCTCGAACCCGGCCACGAACGCGATGGCGGGCAACTGCATCGCCGACGCGGATCCGAGCACGACGACCTCGCCGCTCGACGCGGACACGGACGACGGAGGCGTCATCGACGGCTCCGAGGACGAGAACCGCAACGGCGCCGTGGACGAGGGCGAGCTCGATCCGAACAACCCCGCCGACGACAACACGAAGCCGGACACGGACGGCGACGGGCTGACGGACGACTACGAGAACACGATCGGGACCGATCCGAACGACGCGGACTCGGACGACGACGGCGTGATCGACGGCGAGGAGCCGAACCCGACGGACGACACCGACGGCGACGGCACCATCAACGCGCTCGATCCGGACAGCGACGGCGACGGGCTCAAGGACGGCACGGAGATGGGCAAGGACTGCTCGAATCCGGCCACGAGCCCGGCGGCGAACAACTGCGTCCCCGACGGCGACAACGGCGCGACGACGACCTCGCCGGTGGATCCCGACACCGACGACGGCGGCGTGAGCGACGGCGACGAGGACACGGACAAGGACGGCGTGGTCGATCCGAACGAGCGTGATCCGAACGATCCGACCGACGACAACGTCGTGCCGCCCATGGACTCCGACAGCGACGGTCTCACCGACGAAGAGGAGGGCGAGCTCGGCACCGACCCGAACGACGCGGACTCGGACGACGACGGCGTGCCCGACGGTCAGGAGCCGAGCCCCGGCGAGGACACGGACGGCGACGGCATCATCAACGCGCTCGACCCGGACAGCGACAACGACGGCCTCTTCGACGGCACCGAGCTCGGCCTCGAGTGCACGAACGGGGACACGGACCTGACCAAGGAGACGTGCATCTCCGACGCGGACAAGGGCGCCACGAAGACCGATCCGCTGAACCCGGACACGGACGGCGGCGGGCTCAAGGACGGCGAGGAGGACAAGAACAAGAACGGCGTGGTCGATACGGGCGAGGGTGATCCGCTCGATCCGGCCGACGACGACGCGGACGGGACCATCCTCAGCGGCAACGGCTTCTGCGCCGCGCAGCCCGGGAACGACGCGCCCCCGGGCCTGCCGCTCCTGGTCGCGCTCGCGGCCGGGACGGCGCTCGCACGACGTCGCCGTCGTAGCTGA